CTACCAGCACCTGGGGGTGGTCCACGGCGGGGTCATCAGCGCCCTCTTGGACAACGCCCTTACCTTCGCCGGGGGGCTTGCCTTGGGCCCTCAGGTCCTCACCGTGGAGTTCAAGGTGAACTTCCTCCGCCCCGCCAAGGGAACGCGGCTTCGGGCCGTGGGGCGGGTGGTGCACGCCGGCAAGCGCCTCGCCGTGGTGCAAGGGGAGGCCTACAGCGAAGAGCCCGAGCCGCGGCTCATCGCCCTGGCCCAAGGGACCATCAGCCAGGTCTAGGCCAGGGCCAAGGCCTCCCGCGCCCGGTCCGCCAGGGCGAAGAAGCGCTCCTTGGTGAGGGGGATCTTCCCCGTCACCAGGCCCTTGCCGGGCTCGTAGTGGGCGTGGAGGTGGATGTGGGCCCGGGGCAGGCGAAGGCCGATGCGCTTGAGCTTGGCGTGGCGGGGCGAAACATCGGCCAGGAGGAAAGGCTCCCCCAAGGCGTCGGATAGGGAGGCGGTCATGATAGTGGTGGGCAGGTCATAGGGCCTTTCCATGCGGTAGATGAAGTCGGGGAAGTCCGCCTCCTTC
The Thermus sp. LT1-2-5 genome window above contains:
- a CDS encoding NADH-quinone oxidoreductase subunit 15, with amino-acid sequence MSAAHERELYQAWVELLSWMRAYAEEKGVRFEKEADFPDFIYRMERPYDLPTTIMTASLSDALGEPFLLADVSPRHAKLKRIGLRLPRAHIHLHAHYEPGKGLVTGKIPLTKERFFALADRAREALALA
- a CDS encoding PaaI family thioesterase, translating into MDPKALAEQVAQAQPFTQHLGAEVVRVEGGMVEFALQVRPEFYQHLGVVHGGVISALLDNALTFAGGLALGPQVLTVEFKVNFLRPAKGTRLRAVGRVVHAGKRLAVVQGEAYSEEPEPRLIALAQGTISQV